Proteins encoded in a region of the Trichosurus vulpecula isolate mTriVul1 chromosome 9, mTriVul1.pri, whole genome shotgun sequence genome:
- the ABHD17B gene encoding alpha/beta hydrolase domain-containing protein 17B produces the protein MNNLSFGELCCLFCCPPCPGKIASKLAFLPPDPTYTLMCDESGSRWTLHLSERADWQYSSREKDAIECFMTRTSKGNRIACMFVRCSPNAKYTLLFSHGNAVDLGQMSSFYIGLGSRINCNIFSYDYSGYGASSGKPTEKNLYADVDAAWLALRTRYGIRPENVIIYGQSIGTVPSVDLAARYESAAVILHSPLTSGMRVAFPDTKKTYCFDAFPNIDKVSKITSPVLIIHGTEDEVIDFSHGLALFERCQRPVEPLWVEGAGHNDVELYGQYLERLKQFVSHELVNL, from the exons ATGAATAATCTTTCATTTGGTGAACTATGTTGCCTCTTCTGCTGTCCACCCTGCCCAGGGAAAATTGCTTCTAAATTAGCATTTTTACCACCTGACCCTACTTACACTCTGATGTGTGATGAAAGTGGAAGTCGCTGGACCCTACATCTTTCAGAAAGAGCAGACTGGCAGTACTCTTCTAGAGAAAAAGATGCTATTGAGTGCTTTATGACTAGAACCAGTAAAGGTAATAGGATTGCCTGTATGTTTGTGCGTTGCTCGCCCAATGCCAAATATACTTTACTCTTCTCACATGGAAATGCTGTTGACCTTGGTCAGATGAGCAGTTTTTACATAGGACTGGGTTCACGGATTAATTGcaatatattttcatatgactattctGGATACGGAGCAAGTTCTGGGAAGCCAACAGAGAAGAACCTTTACGCAGATGTTGATGCAGCTTGGTTGGCTCTTAGAACAag GTATGGTATCCGCCCTGAAAATGTGATCATATATGGCCAGAGTATAGGAACGGTACCATCTGTGGATCTTGCTGCTCGTTATGAGAGTGCTGCTGTCATTCTTCATTCTCCTCTGACCTCAGGAATGCGGGTAGCTTTTCCAGATACTAAGAAGACCTACTGCTTTGATGCATTCCCAAA CATTGACAAAGTCTCTAAAATAACCTCACCAGTGTTAATAATTCATGGGACTGAAGATGAAGTCATTGACTTTTCACATGGCCTCGCATTATTTGAACGCTGCCAAAGACCTGTGGAGCCTCTCTGGGTTGAAGGAGCAGGTCATAATGATGTGGAACTTTATGGACAGTACCTTGAACGATTGAAACAGTTTGTGTCACACGAACTAGTGAATTTGTAA